Proteins encoded together in one Mycobacterium sp. MS1601 window:
- the mycP gene encoding type VII secretion-associated serine protease mycosin — protein MIRFALRCVAVGAVMTLAAAPAAWAITPPEVDPNFVPPPGTAGPQTPMTQRGECVVTGLTSGFDAAAVPGAQTMLNLAGAWQFSRGEGQTVAVVDTGVQPGPRLPNVDGGGDYVANGDGLTDCDGHGTLVAGIIAGQPGADGFSGVAPAARVLSIRQTSAMYAPTSPSEDQDAQRASIAVDSLARAVVRAADEGARVMNISAITCLGTDSTIDQNPLGAALRYAAVERDVVIVAAAGNAGPEGMGGGLACQSNPLNNTGTPDDPRNWAGVVSVSLPSSWQPYVLSVGSLAPDGQPSPFAMSGPWVGIAAPGQNIVSVSNSAEGGLADGIPDNRDGLAPVHGSSYAAAYVAGVAALVRSRFPDMPAAQVIERLTATAHNGAQTPSNLVGAGTVDPVAALTWQLPEPQAAGITQIAAPEPPEPANQLPRNIALGGTAALALVVAATALVVQRRKETTR, from the coding sequence ATGATCCGGTTCGCACTCCGGTGCGTGGCCGTCGGCGCGGTGATGACGCTGGCCGCGGCCCCCGCCGCGTGGGCCATCACTCCGCCGGAGGTCGACCCGAACTTCGTGCCGCCACCCGGTACGGCGGGGCCACAGACACCGATGACCCAACGCGGCGAATGTGTGGTCACCGGGCTGACGTCGGGATTCGACGCCGCCGCGGTTCCCGGTGCGCAGACCATGCTGAATCTGGCTGGGGCGTGGCAGTTCTCGCGCGGTGAAGGTCAGACGGTGGCGGTGGTGGACACCGGGGTGCAACCCGGCCCGCGGCTGCCCAACGTCGACGGTGGCGGCGACTACGTGGCCAATGGCGACGGGCTCACCGACTGCGACGGCCACGGCACCCTGGTGGCCGGCATCATCGCCGGCCAACCCGGTGCTGATGGCTTCTCCGGCGTGGCGCCGGCCGCTCGGGTGCTGTCGATCCGTCAGACCTCGGCGATGTACGCGCCCACCAGCCCCAGTGAGGATCAGGACGCACAACGGGCTTCGATTGCCGTCGACTCGCTGGCCCGCGCCGTGGTGCGCGCCGCCGACGAAGGAGCGCGCGTCATGAACATCTCGGCGATCACCTGCCTGGGCACCGACAGCACCATCGACCAGAACCCGCTGGGCGCGGCCTTACGCTACGCCGCGGTGGAACGCGACGTGGTGATCGTGGCCGCCGCGGGCAACGCGGGTCCCGAGGGTATGGGTGGTGGTCTGGCGTGCCAGTCGAATCCGCTGAACAACACCGGAACTCCGGATGATCCGCGCAACTGGGCCGGCGTGGTGTCGGTGTCGCTGCCGTCGTCGTGGCAGCCCTACGTTCTTTCCGTGGGATCGCTGGCACCCGACGGCCAGCCGTCGCCATTTGCCATGTCGGGTCCGTGGGTGGGAATCGCCGCGCCCGGACAGAACATCGTGTCGGTGAGCAACTCCGCGGAAGGTGGCCTGGCTGATGGCATCCCCGACAACCGTGACGGCCTGGCTCCCGTCCACGGGTCCAGTTACGCCGCGGCCTATGTGGCGGGAGTGGCGGCACTGGTCCGCAGCCGGTTCCCGGACATGCCTGCGGCACAGGTGATCGAACGCCTGACCGCCACCGCGCACAACGGCGCGCAGACTCCGTCCAATCTGGTGGGCGCCGGGACTGTCGACCCGGTGGCTGCCCTGACCTGGCAACTGCCGGAACCCCAGGCTGCGGGCATCACCCAGATCGCCGCCCCTGAACCGCCGGAGCCGGCCAACCAGCTGCCACGCAATATCGCCCTCGGCGGCACCGCGGCACTGGCACTTGTGGTCGCTGCGACCGCCCTCGTGGTGCAGCGCCGGAAGGAGACAACTCGATGA
- the eccE gene encoding type VII secretion protein EccE — MTGRLMLALLAVIPAAMAYPWQSTLDWWLLGIAITVVIVVFAWWRGTFATTVVRRRLALLRSHDEPRHLVAHTDSDAHTTVVLTVQSGSEVPLPTLASYLDRYGVRCEAVRVTRRDTVAGTTTWVGLTLSAAANLAALQARSQDLPLRKTAEVTLRRLADHLRELGYQVSTVDVDVPELAGPDAKERWRAVEDGAKGYVTCYSVPADGGLDQTLDELRTTVGTEVWTAVELTGVPTRPDITAVCAVRSEEPPAAAPLPNLQPLRGRQRSTLTALHPESTRLLAVST, encoded by the coding sequence ATGACGGGCCGATTGATGCTTGCCCTGCTGGCGGTGATCCCCGCCGCGATGGCCTACCCGTGGCAGAGCACCCTGGACTGGTGGCTGCTGGGTATTGCAATCACTGTGGTGATCGTGGTGTTCGCCTGGTGGCGAGGGACTTTCGCTACCACCGTGGTGCGCAGGCGGCTGGCTCTGCTGCGTTCTCACGACGAGCCGCGGCACCTGGTGGCGCACACCGACTCCGACGCCCACACCACCGTGGTGCTGACGGTGCAGTCCGGCTCAGAGGTGCCGCTGCCGACGTTGGCGAGCTATCTCGACCGCTACGGCGTGCGTTGTGAGGCGGTCAGGGTGACTCGCCGCGACACCGTGGCCGGCACTACCACCTGGGTGGGGCTCACACTCTCGGCTGCCGCCAATCTGGCTGCGCTGCAGGCGCGTTCCCAGGATCTTCCGCTGCGGAAGACCGCGGAAGTGACCTTACGTCGACTGGCTGATCACCTTCGTGAGCTCGGCTACCAGGTCTCGACCGTCGATGTCGACGTTCCCGAGCTGGCCGGCCCGGACGCCAAGGAGCGCTGGCGCGCCGTCGAGGACGGCGCCAAGGGGTACGTCACGTGTTACTCGGTACCCGCCGACGGCGGACTGGACCAGACTCTCGACGAGCTGCGTACGACAGTGGGTACCGAGGTGTGGACCGCCGTCGAACTCACCGGGGTACCCACCCGTCCCGACATCACGGCCGTCTGTGCCGTGCGCAGCGAGGAGCCGCCCGCCGCAGCCCCGTTGCCGAACCTGCAGCCGCTGCGTGGACGGCAGCGTTCGACGCTGACGGCGCTGCACCCGGAGTCCACGCGGTTGCTTGCCGTCAGTACATGA
- a CDS encoding amidohydrolase family protein, whose translation MPETQTVRAIWESLGLPGVIDVHTHFMPKPVMDKVWQYFDAQGPLIGREWPITYRADEAERVRTLRDFGVWAFTSLVYPHKPDMAAWLNQWAARFAAETPDCLSTATFYPEPTATGYVHAAIAGGTRVFKVHIQVGDYDPNDPLLDSAWGAVEDAQVPVVIHCGSGPVAGNHTGAAPIARLLSRFPRLPLIIAHMGMPEYGEFLDLCLSHEQVRLDTTMAFTGFSEETMPFPSELTPQLRDAGERILFGSDFPNIPYSYADALRAITDRPGVDDRWVRNVLFDNAARLFGLE comes from the coding sequence ATGCCCGAGACCCAAACAGTACGAGCCATCTGGGAGTCCCTGGGACTGCCCGGCGTCATCGACGTACACACCCACTTCATGCCGAAGCCGGTGATGGACAAGGTGTGGCAGTATTTCGATGCCCAAGGCCCGCTGATCGGCCGGGAATGGCCCATCACCTACCGCGCCGACGAGGCTGAGCGGGTGCGCACCCTGCGCGACTTCGGCGTCTGGGCGTTCACGTCGCTGGTGTACCCGCACAAGCCGGACATGGCGGCATGGCTGAATCAGTGGGCAGCCCGATTCGCCGCCGAGACACCGGACTGCCTGTCCACCGCCACGTTCTATCCGGAACCCACAGCCACGGGGTATGTGCACGCTGCCATCGCCGGTGGTACCCGCGTGTTCAAAGTGCACATCCAGGTCGGCGACTACGACCCCAACGACCCCCTGCTGGACTCGGCGTGGGGTGCCGTCGAGGACGCACAGGTGCCGGTGGTCATCCACTGCGGCTCTGGTCCGGTGGCCGGTAACCACACCGGAGCCGCCCCGATCGCGCGGTTGCTGAGCCGCTTTCCGCGGCTGCCGCTGATCATCGCGCACATGGGCATGCCCGAGTACGGCGAGTTCCTCGATCTGTGCCTGTCGCACGAGCAGGTGCGGTTGGACACGACCATGGCGTTCACCGGCTTCTCCGAGGAGACGATGCCGTTTCCCTCCGAGCTCACGCCGCAGCTCCGCGACGCGGGTGAACGGATCCTGTTCGGAAGCGACTTCCCGAACATCCCCTACAGCTACGCCGACGCACTCCGCGCCATCACCGACAGGCCAGGTGTCGACGATCGCTGGGTGCGCAACGTGCTGTTCGACAACGCCGCCCGGCTGTTCGGACTGGAATGA
- a CDS encoding trans-aconitate 2-methyltransferase, with the protein MWNPDVYLAFADHRSRPFFDLTARIDCSEPRRVVDLGCGPGNLTATFAQRWPQAVIEALDSSPEMVDAARARGVDASVGSVTDWSPAADTDVVVSNATLHWVPEHPDLVVRWAQELASGSWLAFQVPGNWEAPSHTALVDVARREQFAKSLQDMPFQEGPVVRAPADYAGLLIDAGCTVDAWETTYVHELTGPTPVLDWITGSALTAVTSRLSEEAWQQYREQLIPLLAQAYPARSDGRTFYPFRRIFVVARKN; encoded by the coding sequence GTGTGGAACCCCGATGTGTACCTGGCTTTCGCTGATCACCGCAGCCGCCCGTTTTTCGACCTGACGGCGCGCATCGACTGTTCGGAGCCGAGGCGGGTGGTGGATCTGGGCTGCGGTCCCGGTAACTTGACTGCCACGTTTGCTCAGCGCTGGCCGCAGGCGGTGATCGAAGCGCTGGACAGTTCGCCGGAGATGGTGGATGCGGCGCGGGCCCGTGGTGTGGACGCCTCGGTGGGCAGTGTCACGGATTGGTCGCCGGCCGCCGACACCGATGTGGTGGTCTCCAACGCGACGCTGCACTGGGTGCCCGAGCATCCTGACCTGGTGGTGCGCTGGGCGCAGGAGCTGGCTTCGGGTTCGTGGCTGGCGTTCCAGGTTCCGGGCAACTGGGAGGCGCCGTCACATACGGCACTGGTGGACGTGGCCAGGCGGGAACAGTTCGCAAAATCCTTACAAGACATGCCCTTCCAGGAAGGTCCGGTGGTGCGGGCTCCTGCTGACTATGCCGGCTTGCTGATTGACGCCGGGTGCACGGTCGACGCTTGGGAGACCACTTATGTGCACGAACTCACCGGGCCGACACCGGTTCTGGATTGGATCACCGGGTCTGCCCTCACCGCGGTGACGAGTCGGCTGTCCGAGGAGGCCTGGCAGCAGTACCGTGAGCAGCTGATCCCGCTACTGGCCCAGGCCTATCCGGCCCGCTCCGACGGCCGCACTTTCTATCCGTTCCGGCGGATATTCGTGGTGGCCCGCAAGAACTGA
- a CDS encoding HNH endonuclease signature motif containing protein translates to MGRSAVQDREAMLADQALIEAATARMNRYSVEGFTHLELLELQERREAVARAQPVLDHSVYQKLTSETSPTALGASSFPKVLAARLRISEADARRRLDDAERLGPRRSMTGESLPPRMPTVARGQAQGLIGAEHVKHVRWFVGRLPVSVDYQTRQNAEEQLAQHACELGPEAFRKAAAHLLYLLNQDGEFSDEDRQQQAYLRCGKQRPDGLVPVEGLLTPEMWASLEPLLEKNAAPGMNNPDDRTPCIDGQPTEEQKQADRRSAGKRNHDALLALCRKILTSMPTGTINGFPANIVITVSLTDLEKGIGHGLTAGGTMIPMCDVLKIAAHSRPWLAIFDGKGIPLHFGRARRTATLAQRLVLLAKHRGCTMPGCTASAYRSQVHHANTDWKAGGDTDIEDLTLACGPDNRMVETTGWTTRNRPEDGLTEWIPPPELDCGQSRTNNVHHPERIIDPDDP, encoded by the coding sequence ATGGGCAGATCAGCGGTGCAGGACAGGGAGGCAATGCTGGCTGACCAAGCGCTGATCGAAGCCGCCACCGCACGAATGAACCGATACTCGGTTGAGGGGTTCACCCATCTGGAACTGTTGGAGCTTCAGGAGCGCCGCGAAGCGGTGGCAAGGGCCCAACCGGTGCTGGATCACTCGGTGTATCAGAAACTGACCAGTGAGACCTCGCCGACGGCGTTGGGGGCCAGCAGTTTCCCGAAGGTGCTGGCAGCCCGATTGCGGATCAGTGAGGCCGACGCGCGACGCCGATTGGATGACGCGGAGCGTCTGGGGCCGCGACGATCGATGACCGGTGAGTCCTTGCCGCCGAGGATGCCGACGGTGGCTCGTGGGCAGGCCCAGGGGTTGATCGGTGCCGAGCATGTCAAACACGTCCGGTGGTTCGTCGGCAGGTTGCCGGTGAGTGTGGATTACCAGACCCGGCAGAACGCCGAAGAGCAACTGGCTCAACATGCCTGTGAGCTCGGTCCGGAGGCATTTCGCAAAGCTGCTGCCCACCTGCTGTATCTGCTCAACCAGGATGGTGAGTTCTCTGACGAGGATCGTCAGCAGCAAGCGTATCTCCGGTGCGGAAAGCAGCGTCCTGACGGGTTGGTCCCGGTCGAGGGGCTGTTGACCCCGGAGATGTGGGCCAGTTTGGAGCCGTTGTTGGAGAAGAACGCGGCACCGGGGATGAACAATCCGGACGACCGAACGCCCTGCATCGATGGTCAGCCCACCGAGGAGCAGAAGCAGGCCGATCGCCGCTCAGCAGGCAAACGCAATCATGACGCACTGCTGGCGCTGTGCCGCAAGATCCTCACCTCGATGCCCACCGGCACGATCAATGGTTTCCCGGCGAACATCGTCATCACCGTCAGTCTGACGGACCTGGAGAAAGGCATTGGGCACGGTCTGACCGCCGGCGGGACAATGATCCCGATGTGCGATGTCCTCAAGATCGCGGCGCATTCGCGGCCGTGGTTGGCGATCTTCGACGGCAAGGGAATTCCGTTGCATTTCGGACGCGCCCGACGTACCGCGACCCTCGCGCAACGCCTGGTCCTGCTGGCGAAGCACCGAGGTTGCACCATGCCGGGCTGCACAGCCAGTGCCTACCGCTCGCAGGTTCATCACGCGAACACAGACTGGAAAGCCGGCGGCGACACCGATATCGAGGATCTCACCCTGGCTTGCGGACCCGACAATAGGATGGTCGAGACCACCGGCTGGACCACCCGCAACCGGCCCGAAGATGGTCTGACGGAGTGGATTCCTCCACCGGAACTCGATTGCGGGCAGTCCCGCACCAATAATGTTCATCATCCGGAACGGATCATCGACCCTGACGATCCGTAA
- a CDS encoding PaaI family thioesterase: MNIDSYAQFLGVEVENFGNGNATATLTINGNHLNPHRTAHGALLYSVIGSALAAAANNETHSGVVSSIHVDYLAPAYEGDLLVASAEVAERLAREDIFVIRLVRAEDSVTVARATGRATRREKKPA; encoded by the coding sequence GTGAACATCGATTCCTACGCACAGTTTCTCGGTGTCGAGGTGGAGAACTTCGGCAACGGCAACGCCACCGCGACGCTGACCATCAACGGCAATCACCTCAACCCGCACCGCACCGCCCACGGCGCGCTGCTGTACAGCGTCATCGGCTCAGCTCTGGCCGCGGCAGCCAACAACGAAACTCACAGCGGTGTGGTGAGTTCCATCCACGTCGACTACCTGGCTCCGGCCTACGAGGGTGACCTTCTGGTGGCTTCCGCAGAAGTCGCCGAACGTCTGGCGCGCGAGGACATCTTCGTCATCAGGCTCGTCAGGGCCGAGGATTCCGTGACCGTCGCCCGCGCCACCGGTCGGGCCACCCGCCGCGAGAAGAAGCCGGCATAG
- a CDS encoding acyl-CoA synthetase, with protein MSEVPLRALQERSEDKLVTVDGESLSHRGLHDAACAFAAQVLDGQDSPVIAVCAVPTLTTVVAVTGALLGGIPVVPVPPDAGVAEVAHIVSDSGATCWVGPLRDGVTLPVLEPATTGGTALPPRGNSPERPAMILYTSGTTGAPKGVLLSRSAIAAGIEGLAEAWSWTSEDTVVHGLPLFHTHGLILGVLGSLHIGSRLIHTGKPTPERYAEAGGTMYFGVPTVWTRVVRDEVSAAALSSARLLVSGSAPLPVPVFERLRELTGQPPVERYGMTETMITLSTRADGERRPGWVGLPIAGAQTRIQTDDGHDVPHDGESIGRLQVRGSMLFDGYLNLPEVTAACWTDDGWFVTGDLAAIDEQGFHRIVGRESVDLIKSGGYRIGAGEIETSLLARSEVHEVAVIGMADDDLGQRIVAFVVSESDSGSDELAEALIAHVADDLSWHKRPREVRFVSALPRNAMGKVQKKALL; from the coding sequence ATGAGCGAGGTACCGCTGCGCGCCCTGCAGGAGCGCTCTGAAGACAAGCTCGTCACCGTCGACGGTGAATCGCTGTCCCACCGCGGTTTACACGACGCGGCCTGCGCGTTCGCCGCCCAGGTTCTCGACGGTCAGGACTCCCCCGTCATCGCCGTCTGCGCCGTGCCGACGCTGACCACCGTCGTCGCTGTCACCGGTGCCCTCCTCGGCGGAATCCCAGTGGTTCCGGTACCACCCGACGCCGGAGTAGCAGAGGTGGCGCACATCGTCTCCGACTCCGGCGCCACCTGCTGGGTGGGCCCACTTCGCGACGGAGTGACGCTGCCCGTACTGGAGCCCGCAACCACCGGTGGAACAGCACTTCCGCCTCGGGGGAATTCGCCCGAGCGTCCGGCGATGATCCTGTACACCTCCGGCACCACCGGCGCACCCAAGGGTGTTCTGTTGAGCCGCAGTGCCATTGCCGCCGGAATCGAAGGACTGGCAGAGGCTTGGTCATGGACGTCCGAGGACACTGTGGTGCACGGTCTGCCGTTGTTCCACACCCACGGTCTCATCCTCGGGGTGCTGGGGTCGCTGCACATCGGATCCCGGTTGATCCACACCGGCAAGCCCACACCGGAGCGCTACGCCGAAGCCGGCGGAACCATGTACTTCGGCGTGCCCACGGTGTGGACCCGTGTCGTGCGCGACGAGGTCTCGGCGGCTGCCCTGTCCTCGGCGCGTCTGCTGGTATCCGGCAGTGCACCTCTACCGGTCCCGGTGTTCGAGCGTCTGCGCGAACTCACCGGGCAGCCTCCGGTAGAGCGCTACGGCATGACAGAGACCATGATCACCCTGAGCACCCGCGCCGACGGTGAACGTCGGCCCGGCTGGGTCGGCCTCCCCATCGCAGGTGCGCAGACCCGGATTCAGACCGACGACGGCCATGACGTACCCCATGACGGGGAATCGATTGGGCGACTGCAGGTTCGCGGCAGCATGCTGTTCGACGGCTATCTCAATCTGCCCGAAGTCACCGCCGCGTGCTGGACCGACGACGGCTGGTTCGTCACCGGCGACCTGGCCGCCATCGACGAACAGGGATTCCACCGTATCGTCGGTCGCGAATCGGTCGACCTGATCAAGTCCGGTGGCTACCGGATCGGTGCCGGCGAGATCGAGACCTCGCTGCTGGCCCGTTCCGAGGTTCACGAGGTCGCCGTGATCGGCATGGCCGACGACGACCTCGGACAGCGCATCGTCGCGTTCGTGGTGTCCGAGTCCGACTCCGGAAGTGATGAGCTGGCTGAGGCTCTGATCGCCCACGTCGCAGACGACCTGTCTTGGCACAAACGTCCACGCGAGGTGCGCTTCGTGTCAGCGCTGCCGCGAAACGCCATGGGCAAGGTCCAGAAGAAGGCACTGCTGTGA
- a CDS encoding SLC13 family permease: protein MTAQLIALAIFVAVFAISAMRNVNIGIVMFPVACIVGLFIADLSLTDIISGFPLSILVLLVGVTYFFGIAHSNGTIDWLIQASLARVGSRDALFPAVFFALTAVISAMGAPLGGLVMAPMGMSIAHKRGIDPMLMALAMGCGLSAGAFAPTSLFGIITWGTANEAGIELSPLLLFGVAVALNLLLLAVAYLLFGRNKRVNAEAPAFSEAMVARGAALPQYGGSTLDIDSRGGDDDDDLVAPGRPTGMQMLTIAMMVVLIAAVVVMSLMGMTPDIGVLGYGLGAAAALLDANSGKKAMSRIDWGSVLLVGGIITYVGVLTDMGVVDMLGEGAVHLGSPLVAAVLLCAAAGLISAFASTTGMLAALVPLALPLIADGGIPGWALICAIGVCASIVDVSPFSTVGATYVATTVDEDARPRMTKLLTRWGLSMVVVGPVALTLVLILPGMVFA, encoded by the coding sequence ATGACGGCGCAACTCATAGCGCTGGCGATCTTCGTCGCCGTATTCGCAATCAGCGCGATGCGCAACGTCAACATCGGCATCGTTATGTTCCCGGTTGCCTGCATCGTTGGCCTGTTCATCGCCGATCTGAGTCTCACGGACATCATCAGTGGCTTCCCGCTCAGCATCCTGGTGCTGCTGGTCGGCGTCACCTACTTCTTCGGGATCGCCCACAGCAACGGCACCATCGACTGGCTGATCCAAGCTTCACTGGCGCGCGTGGGCAGCCGTGACGCGCTGTTCCCGGCGGTGTTCTTCGCCCTCACCGCGGTGATCTCCGCAATGGGCGCGCCCCTGGGCGGCCTGGTGATGGCCCCGATGGGCATGAGCATCGCCCACAAGCGTGGCATCGACCCCATGCTGATGGCATTGGCGATGGGCTGCGGCCTGAGCGCAGGCGCCTTCGCGCCCACCAGCCTGTTCGGCATCATCACCTGGGGCACCGCCAACGAGGCGGGCATCGAACTGAGCCCGCTGCTGCTGTTCGGGGTGGCCGTCGCGTTGAACCTGCTGCTGCTTGCCGTGGCCTATCTGCTCTTCGGCCGCAACAAGCGGGTCAACGCCGAGGCGCCTGCCTTCAGTGAGGCGATGGTGGCCCGCGGAGCGGCACTGCCTCAATACGGCGGTTCCACCCTGGACATCGACAGCCGCGGCGGCGATGACGACGATGATCTCGTGGCGCCGGGCCGGCCCACCGGCATGCAGATGCTGACCATCGCGATGATGGTGGTACTGATCGCAGCCGTTGTGGTGATGTCCCTCATGGGCATGACGCCTGACATCGGCGTCCTCGGCTACGGTCTTGGCGCTGCGGCCGCCCTGCTGGACGCCAATTCCGGCAAGAAGGCCATGAGCCGGATCGACTGGGGCTCAGTGCTTCTGGTTGGCGGCATCATCACCTACGTCGGTGTGCTCACCGATATGGGTGTGGTCGACATGCTGGGCGAAGGCGCGGTCCATCTCGGTTCGCCGTTGGTGGCCGCGGTGCTGCTGTGCGCGGCAGCCGGCCTGATTTCGGCGTTCGCCTCGACCACCGGCATGCTGGCCGCCCTTGTCCCCCTGGCTCTTCCGTTGATCGCCGACGGTGGCATCCCCGGCTGGGCTCTGATCTGCGCCATCGGCGTGTGCGCGTCCATCGTGGATGTCTCCCCGTTCTCGACGGTCGGGGCGACGTACGTGGCCACCACCGTCGACGAGGACGCCCGACCCCGGATGACAAAACTTCTCACCCGCTGGGGTCTGTCCATGGTGGTGGTAGGGCCCGTCGCGCTCACACTGGTGCTGATCCTCCCCGGGATGGTGTTCGCATGA
- a CDS encoding IclR family transcriptional regulator — MATESVVSAFRVLEAVAATQPVGLSELARTVGMPKSTVQRVLLTLQEVGWLRPTETTPTRWQLTYRVVAVVGRAGGGESLRDIALPVMNELQLATTETIHLAAPDGDSLVLVERLDTPHRLRAFLPLGERIALHASATGLAYLSACEKNYVDQYLAGPLPAQTPDTITDPDRIRLVLDEIRERGYSVNIGGLSSGISSLGAPIGSPGRPVAALSISGPSSRLTPDRFDELGRQVRDAAAKISRSL, encoded by the coding sequence GTGGCCACTGAAAGCGTGGTGTCGGCGTTCCGGGTACTGGAGGCCGTGGCTGCAACCCAGCCGGTCGGACTGTCCGAGCTTGCCCGGACCGTGGGAATGCCCAAGAGCACTGTGCAGCGGGTGCTGCTGACCCTGCAGGAGGTGGGCTGGTTACGGCCCACGGAGACGACGCCGACGCGATGGCAGTTGACGTATCGCGTGGTCGCCGTGGTGGGTCGAGCGGGCGGCGGGGAGAGCTTGCGCGACATCGCACTGCCGGTGATGAACGAACTGCAACTGGCCACCACCGAGACCATCCATCTGGCCGCCCCCGACGGCGACTCCCTGGTGCTGGTGGAGCGCCTGGATACCCCGCACCGGTTGCGGGCCTTCCTGCCGCTCGGCGAGCGGATCGCACTGCACGCCTCGGCCACCGGCCTGGCGTACCTGTCGGCATGCGAGAAGAATTATGTCGATCAGTACCTGGCCGGCCCGCTGCCGGCGCAGACCCCCGACACCATTACCGATCCTGATCGAATTCGTCTGGTGTTGGACGAAATTCGTGAACGTGGGTATTCCGTGAACATCGGCGGACTGTCGTCGGGAATCAGCTCGTTGGGCGCGCCCATCGGCAGTCCGGGACGCCCGGTCGCCGCCCTCTCCATCTCGGGGCCCAGTAGCCGCCTGACTCCTGACCGGTTCGACGAGCTGGGCCGCCAGGTCCGAGACGCCGCCGCGAAGATCAGCCGTTCGTTGTGA